In Chloroflexota bacterium, the following proteins share a genomic window:
- a CDS encoding ClbS/DfsB family four-helix bundle protein, which yields MARYQVYLEVHSDGRCMAHVPELPGCFARAPTRDEALSRIVAAIGDYHAWLRRHGELVPPTDVPIETEVAGESLGFGPFDPGDAAALFPPDQTPITPDEMEHLFRLMGHARADLLALVRDLPDDLLDWQPTSRSLSIRRLLRHIGDAEEWYVSRLVSPETLPPEWEHDEDLLLFQFLEMERRTAIARLRQLTDEERSQVFYPAHWTRHPEEPWTARKVLRRFLEHEREHTAQVREILVARIRHLLARLAMERASLLELLLGLDERVLSEVPLIGDWTVKDVLAHIAAWDRWEDQAMRRMVAGEEPDFSAIQDFDAANAAFIAVWRDRSLADVLAELRAARADWVAWLKGLSVEEFFRRRSYAGWDWSFFVTPLRVQWQHDAEHAAQIAAWREAEGGNGGIGPKEVLLVALEAAREELLAAADLVPPEERASLPVCGNWTLKDVLGHVADWDRLCVEGLRQVVAGRVPQIEHVEDLEVWNQDHVEARRDELWEVVWVDFHITRAALLEILEEMDQADLARFFPSPWEPESTPYDWVHAFLAHDRGHARDLRGAAGGIS from the coding sequence ATGGCACGTTATCAGGTCTACTTGGAGGTTCACAGCGATGGGAGGTGCATGGCTCATGTGCCCGAGTTACCCGGCTGCTTCGCCAGAGCGCCGACCCGGGATGAGGCGCTGAGCCGAATCGTCGCCGCGATCGGCGATTATCACGCCTGGCTGCGCCGTCACGGCGAGCTTGTCCCGCCTACGGATGTCCCCATCGAGACCGAGGTCGCTGGCGAGAGCCTCGGCTTTGGCCCCTTTGATCCAGGAGACGCCGCTGCCCTTTTCCCGCCCGATCAAACACCCATCACCCCAGATGAGATGGAGCACCTCTTCCGTCTTATGGGCCATGCTCGCGCCGATCTGTTGGCTCTGGTCCGTGATCTGCCTGACGATCTCCTGGATTGGCAGCCCACCTCGCGGTCCCTCAGCATCCGTCGCCTGTTGCGTCACATCGGCGACGCCGAGGAGTGGTACGTCTCCCGTCTGGTATCCCCGGAGACGCTGCCTCCGGAGTGGGAGCATGACGAGGACCTGCTCCTCTTCCAGTTCCTGGAGATGGAGCGGCGTACCGCCATAGCCCGGCTGCGCCAGCTCACCGATGAGGAACGATCGCAGGTGTTCTATCCCGCTCACTGGACGCGACATCCCGAAGAGCCGTGGACGGCGCGCAAGGTTCTGCGGCGTTTCCTGGAGCACGAGCGGGAGCACACGGCGCAGGTGCGAGAGATCCTGGTCGCCCGGATACGTCACCTGCTCGCCCGTCTGGCGATGGAGCGCGCCAGCCTGCTGGAGCTGCTCCTGGGGCTGGACGAGCGGGTACTCTCTGAGGTGCCTCTCATAGGCGACTGGACCGTCAAGGATGTGCTGGCCCACATCGCCGCCTGGGATCGTTGGGAGGATCAGGCCATGCGGCGCATGGTGGCCGGGGAGGAGCCCGATTTCTCTGCGATACAGGACTTCGACGCGGCGAACGCCGCCTTCATCGCTGTGTGGCGTGACCGATCTCTGGCTGACGTGCTGGCCGAGTTGCGAGCGGCTCGGGCGGATTGGGTGGCCTGGCTGAAGGGCCTGTCTGTCGAGGAGTTCTTCCGGCGCCGTTCCTATGCGGGATGGGATTGGTCGTTCTTCGTGACCCCATTGCGGGTCCAGTGGCAGCATGACGCCGAACACGCGGCCCAGATCGCAGCCTGGCGGGAGGCTGAAGGAGGGAACGGGGGCATAGGCCCCAAGGAGGTGCTGCTCGTCGCCCTGGAGGCTGCCCGTGAGGAGCTGTTGGCGGCCGCCGATTTGGTGCCGCCCGAGGAGAGAGCGTCGCTACCGGTTTGCGGGAATTGGACGCTCAAAGATGTATTGGGGCACGTGGCCGACTGGGATCGGCTGTGTGTGGAGGGTTTGCGCCAGGTAGTCGCCGGCCGGGTTCCTCAGATCGAGCACGTGGAAGATCTGGAGGTCTGGAACCAGGATCACGTGGAGGCTCGTCGCGATGAGCTGTGGGAGGTGGTGTGGGTCGATTTTCATATCACCCGTGCGGCGCTGTTGGAGATCCTGGAGGAGATGGACCAGGCCGACCTGGCCCGGTTCTTCCCCAGCCCCTGGGAGCCGGAGAGCACTCCCTATGATTGGGTTCATGCCTTCCTGGCCCATGACCGAGGGCATGCTCGGGACTTGCGGGGGGCGGCGGGTGGGATATCCTGA
- a CDS encoding NUDIX hydrolase, whose product MSDWEGVAVLCRSTDGRSLLMVLQGRPDEEPTWAVPGGSIEPGETPEQAAIREMKEEAGLDVHIMSLYAVVDGTRDYGTYRVYYYHADVVGGEARTRDPDALIHAVAWVPAERLPGLSLSHEDQRWILLTFMGVL is encoded by the coding sequence GTGTCGGACTGGGAAGGCGTCGCTGTGCTGTGTCGGAGCACGGATGGTCGATCCCTGCTGATGGTCCTACAAGGGCGCCCCGACGAGGAGCCCACATGGGCCGTGCCGGGGGGATCGATCGAGCCGGGTGAGACGCCGGAACAGGCCGCCATCCGAGAGATGAAGGAGGAGGCGGGGCTGGATGTCCACATCATGAGCCTGTACGCCGTTGTGGACGGGACGAGGGATTACGGGACGTATCGGGTGTACTATTATCACGCGGACGTCGTGGGGGGCGAGGCACGGACTCGTGATCCCGATGCCCTGATACATGCCGTGGCGTGGGTCCCCGCCGAGAGGCTCCCTGGCCTGAGCCTCAGCCATGAGGATCAGCGGTGGATCCTGTTGACGTTCATGGGGGTGCTGTGA
- a CDS encoding DNA alkylation repair protein, whose product MDPVDVHGGAVMDVEAERRYLLSEIQQRVDPEYQSGVSMAVPTGLQVYGVRVPRLREIARAWYRTHKGIGREDLMALVEALWDGESREERVLALMLLQRYKRWIPALTWAHFDRWRRGLDNWELTDGLGVRILGAWVLDNPEARLHHLRDLIADEDVWSRRLALVATVWLNRGRKDVSFPDFTLELMDRVKAERHPMITKAVSWALREMTKEHPDRVAAYLEENRDILAPHIVREVGNKLRTGLKSGKTNP is encoded by the coding sequence GTGGATCCTGTTGACGTTCATGGGGGTGCTGTGATGGATGTGGAGGCCGAACGGCGATATCTGCTGAGCGAGATCCAACAGCGTGTCGACCCTGAATATCAGTCAGGGGTCAGCATGGCGGTCCCGACCGGGCTCCAGGTCTACGGCGTGCGAGTGCCCCGCCTGCGAGAGATCGCCCGCGCCTGGTATCGTACGCACAAGGGGATTGGCCGTGAGGACCTGATGGCGCTAGTGGAGGCGTTATGGGATGGCGAGTCCCGGGAGGAGCGGGTGCTGGCCCTGATGTTGCTCCAGCGCTATAAGCGATGGATCCCGGCCCTGACCTGGGCGCACTTCGACCGCTGGCGTCGGGGCCTGGACAACTGGGAGCTGACCGATGGGCTTGGGGTACGGATCCTGGGGGCCTGGGTGCTGGATAATCCGGAAGCCCGGCTGCATCACTTGCGGGATCTGATCGCCGACGAGGACGTGTGGAGCCGACGGCTGGCGCTGGTGGCTACCGTGTGGCTGAACCGGGGCCGGAAGGACGTCAGCTTTCCGGATTTCACGTTGGAGCTGATGGATCGGGTGAAGGCAGAGCGTCACCCGATGATCACCAAAGCCGTCTCCTGGGCGTTGCGGGAGATGACCAAGGAACATCCGGACCGGGTGGCTGCCTATCTGGAGGAGAACCGGGACATCCTGGCCCCTCACATCGTGCGCGAGGTGGGCAACAAGCTGCGCACCGGGCTCAAAAGCGGTAAGACGAATCCTTGA
- a CDS encoding methyltransferase domain-containing protein, which produces MRQPADQGGEGGESKLSRAWQGRAGEVIRRCYDQQPEAEWERLERHRTEFAVTLRALEEHLPPPPAKVLDCGGGPGRYAIELARRGYEVTLFDLSAGCLQMAREKAAEVGVALAGYEQGTATDLARFPDEAFDVVLLMGPLYHLLEERDRRQALAEARRVLRSGGPLFAAFISRYAPIRYAAVHEPTWPLEQPERLEALLATGILPPRGTGEPEFVAYFAHPTEVVPLCRDEGFEIVTVLGVEGLVSMIEGPVNVLSGDAWSVWVDLNYQVADDPTIHGCVEHLLVVAVKPRWRAVLRRVARRLSRAGVSYKVVGGASVALHGVPVPVKDIDIETDAEGAYRFQALFAEHAVESVALREDATYRSHLGRFDFDGVVIEVMGDLRRREDENWVPTAAMTETSVDLDGAPVRVSWLEEETLAYIRQGRLDRAAQCLPHCDRDRLLKLLRGEQDTGVL; this is translated from the coding sequence ATGAGGCAGCCAGCAGACCAGGGCGGCGAAGGCGGGGAATCCAAACTGTCGAGGGCGTGGCAGGGCCGGGCCGGTGAGGTGATCAGACGGTGCTACGATCAGCAGCCTGAGGCGGAGTGGGAGCGGTTGGAGCGGCATCGCACCGAGTTCGCCGTCACCTTGCGGGCGCTGGAGGAGCACCTTCCTCCTCCGCCAGCGAAGGTGTTGGATTGCGGCGGCGGCCCCGGCCGCTACGCCATCGAGCTGGCTCGTCGTGGCTATGAGGTCACGCTCTTCGACCTCTCGGCCGGGTGCCTGCAGATGGCGCGAGAAAAGGCTGCGGAAGTCGGCGTGGCTCTGGCTGGCTACGAGCAGGGCACGGCCACCGATCTCGCCCGCTTTCCCGACGAGGCCTTCGACGTCGTGCTGCTCATGGGGCCTCTTTACCACTTGCTGGAGGAACGGGATCGTCGTCAGGCGCTGGCCGAAGCCCGGCGGGTGCTGAGATCCGGCGGTCCTCTCTTCGCGGCCTTCATCTCCCGCTACGCGCCGATCCGCTACGCCGCCGTTCACGAGCCCACCTGGCCTCTGGAGCAGCCGGAACGCCTGGAGGCGCTTCTGGCTACGGGCATCCTGCCCCCGCGTGGGACGGGAGAGCCGGAGTTCGTCGCTTATTTCGCCCATCCCACGGAGGTCGTCCCGCTGTGCCGCGACGAGGGGTTTGAGATCGTGACCGTCCTGGGCGTCGAGGGGCTCGTGAGCATGATCGAGGGACCGGTGAACGTCCTTTCTGGAGACGCGTGGAGCGTATGGGTGGACCTGAACTATCAGGTGGCGGATGATCCCACCATTCACGGCTGCGTCGAGCATCTGTTGGTCGTCGCCGTCAAGCCCCGTTGGCGGGCGGTGCTGCGCCGGGTCGCCCGGCGGCTGAGCCGGGCTGGGGTGAGCTACAAAGTCGTCGGCGGGGCTTCGGTCGCGCTGCATGGCGTCCCGGTACCGGTGAAAGACATCGACATCGAGACGGACGCCGAAGGCGCTTACCGCTTCCAGGCCCTCTTCGCCGAACATGCAGTAGAGTCCGTGGCTTTGCGCGAGGATGCGACCTACCGCTCTCACCTCGGCCGCTTCGACTTCGACGGGGTCGTCATCGAGGTCATGGGGGACCTGCGACGGAGAGAAGATGAAAACTGGGTGCCCACGGCGGCGATGACGGAGACATCGGTGGATCTGGACGGCGCCCCTGTACGCGTCTCATGGCTGGAGGAGGAGACGCTGGCCTACATCCGGCAGGGAAGGCTCGACCGGGCCGCTCAGTGTCTGCCCCATTGCGATCGAGATCGGCTGCTGAAGCTGCTGCGCGGGGAACAGGATACGGGCGTGTTGTGA
- a CDS encoding VOC family protein, whose amino-acid sequence MMGNPFVHVEIGTRDMEKARGFYERAFDWRVEIAPSEGPPYGLIDTGAPPKGGLFALPPDVPVGVTVYIGVDSIEEALSRIEAAGGKTVMPKQEVPSEGWFALFSDLDGNVLGLWEGALD is encoded by the coding sequence ATGATGGGGAACCCGTTCGTTCATGTGGAGATCGGCACGCGTGACATGGAGAAAGCCCGGGGGTTCTATGAGAGGGCCTTCGATTGGAGGGTGGAGATCGCTCCCTCGGAAGGGCCGCCTTATGGCCTGATCGACACCGGGGCGCCGCCCAAGGGCGGTCTGTTTGCTCTCCCTCCAGATGTGCCCGTCGGCGTCACCGTGTACATCGGGGTCGATAGCATCGAAGAGGCGCTGAGCAGGATCGAGGCCGCCGGAGGGAAGACGGTGATGCCCAAACAGGAAGTCCCCAGCGAGGGATGGTTCGCCCTCTTCTCGGATTTGGACGGGAATGTGTTGGGGTTGTGGGAGGGAGCGCTGGACTAG
- a CDS encoding PH domain-containing protein: MAPIIFHPDIKYRHKLFLIAGLLGVIVLAFSVAMGIAIGADVDGAAGMRIGAIVAVLVNLIWLIPALLLIPPYYRSLRYEIHEDEVIVHAGVITKSVKHVPFRTVTNLKVVQGPLDRLFGIGTLNIQTAGMSGQTGAEESLVGLPNFQEVYEQVAEALRRFRGGMAPTQAEVEPVPVEGDLLAAILDELRAIRRILERT, from the coding sequence ATGGCCCCAATCATTTTCCATCCCGATATCAAGTACCGGCACAAGCTGTTCCTCATCGCAGGCTTGCTTGGCGTGATCGTCCTGGCGTTCAGTGTGGCGATGGGCATCGCGATCGGCGCCGATGTGGATGGCGCAGCGGGGATGCGCATCGGGGCGATCGTCGCCGTGCTGGTGAATCTGATCTGGCTCATCCCGGCCTTGCTCCTCATCCCCCCGTACTATCGCAGCCTCCGCTACGAGATCCATGAGGATGAGGTCATCGTGCATGCTGGCGTCATCACCAAGTCGGTCAAGCACGTGCCCTTTCGCACCGTAACCAATCTGAAGGTGGTGCAGGGGCCGCTGGATCGATTGTTCGGCATCGGCACGCTGAACATCCAGACGGCGGGCATGAGCGGACAGACGGGGGCGGAGGAGAGCCTGGTCGGGTTGCCGAACTTCCAGGAGGTCTATGAGCAGGTGGCGGAGGCCCTGCGACGCTTCCGGGGGGGCATGGCGCCCACACAGGCGGAGGTGGAGCCCGTGCCGGTAGAGGGGGATCTGCTGGCTGCCATCCTCGATGAGCTGCGGGCGATCCGTAGGATCCTCGAGCGGACGTGA
- a CDS encoding nitroreductase family deazaflavin-dependent oxidoreductase: MAQVTVSRTAFREFNRVMVLLWRLGLGRWINLCPEVGGRIMVLTTIGRRSGLRRRTPVNYAPGDGEVYCMAGFGRRADWYRNLQADPEVEVWLPEGRWIGRAEEVTDPEERLPLVRQVLVNSGFAASAFAGIDPHTISDEELQGVAADWPVLRIRLEHPLGGPGGPGDLAWVWPVIGVVALVWLWKRLR, translated from the coding sequence ATGGCCCAGGTGACCGTTTCACGCACAGCTTTCAGGGAGTTCAACCGGGTGATGGTGTTGCTCTGGCGCCTGGGCCTGGGACGGTGGATCAACCTCTGTCCCGAGGTGGGAGGACGGATCATGGTCCTGACCACCATCGGGCGGCGGTCGGGCCTCAGACGGCGCACTCCGGTGAATTACGCTCCAGGGGACGGCGAGGTGTATTGCATGGCCGGCTTCGGCAGGAGGGCCGATTGGTATCGCAACCTCCAGGCAGACCCGGAGGTCGAGGTGTGGCTTCCGGAGGGGCGGTGGATCGGGCGCGCGGAGGAGGTTACAGACCCCGAGGAGCGATTGCCTCTCGTGCGGCAGGTCCTGGTGAACAGCGGGTTCGCCGCCTCGGCCTTTGCGGGCATTGATCCGCACACCATCTCCGACGAGGAGCTGCAAGGGGTGGCGGCCGACTGGCCCGTGCTCCGCATCCGGCTGGAGCACCCGCTCGGCGGTCCGGGCGGCCCGGGCGACCTGGCGTGGGTGTGGCCGGTGATCGGCGTCGTGGCGCTGGTGTGGCTGTGGAAACGGCTGCGATGA
- the aroH gene encoding chorismate mutase — translation MPCRGVRGATTAEANTREAILQATRQLLALMIRLNDIDPDDVASVIFSTTPDLDAEFPALAARQLGWLEVPLLCTHEMHVPGALPRCIRVLLHWNTEKSAREINHVYIKEAASLRPDLSQIPSVDWDELEAWIADHLAVHSDGGNLKPEGNAS, via the coding sequence ATGCCCTGTCGTGGCGTTCGCGGTGCGACCACCGCCGAGGCCAACACCCGGGAGGCCATCTTGCAGGCGACCCGGCAGTTGCTGGCCTTGATGATCCGGCTGAACGACATCGATCCGGACGATGTGGCAAGCGTGATCTTCAGCACCACGCCTGATCTGGACGCCGAGTTCCCCGCACTCGCCGCACGGCAGTTGGGATGGCTGGAGGTCCCCCTGCTGTGCACGCACGAGATGCATGTGCCCGGGGCCCTGCCGCGCTGCATCCGGGTGCTGTTGCACTGGAATACGGAGAAATCGGCCCGGGAGATCAACCACGTCTATATCAAGGAGGCGGCTAGCCTGCGTCCCGATCTTTCCCAGATTCCGTCGGTGGATTGGGACGAACTGGAGGCATGGATCGCGGATCATCTCGCCGTTCATTCTGATGGCGGGAACCTCAAGCCGGAGGGGAATGCATCATGA
- the pheA gene encoding prephenate dehydratase encodes MIVAFQGEHGAYSEEAIRQNLGDEVETLPCRSFEDLFAAVESGRAELAALPVENSVAGSINRAYDLLLERDLKIWGEIVLHVRHNLMAPPGTTLEQLTQVRSHPQALAQCERYLNQHELKAVPWYDTAGSAKELAANPEPGVGAIASALAAEVYGLEILDQDIQDLAWNYTRFFLIGHQEPERKDPSKTSLVFATPHTPGALHACLGEFANRGINLTKIESRPRRNRPWHYVFYLDFEGHWQDKRCREALVGLLSRAAFVKLLGSYPAAPMPQVENGGQEALLQI; translated from the coding sequence ATGATCGTCGCCTTTCAGGGCGAGCATGGGGCCTATTCGGAGGAAGCCATCCGCCAGAACCTGGGGGATGAGGTGGAGACATTGCCCTGCCGCTCCTTCGAGGATCTCTTCGCGGCGGTGGAGTCCGGGCGGGCCGAGTTGGCGGCCTTACCGGTGGAGAACTCCGTCGCCGGGTCGATCAATCGGGCTTACGACTTGTTGTTGGAGCGGGACCTCAAGATCTGGGGGGAGATCGTGCTCCACGTGCGACACAACCTGATGGCGCCGCCCGGCACCACGTTGGAGCAGCTGACCCAGGTGCGATCGCATCCCCAGGCGCTGGCCCAGTGCGAGCGTTATCTCAACCAGCATGAGTTGAAGGCGGTGCCCTGGTATGACACGGCCGGCAGCGCCAAGGAGCTGGCGGCCAACCCTGAGCCGGGCGTGGGGGCGATCGCATCGGCGCTGGCTGCGGAGGTCTATGGCCTGGAGATCCTGGATCAGGATATTCAGGACCTGGCCTGGAACTACACGCGTTTCTTCCTCATCGGACATCAGGAGCCGGAGCGGAAGGATCCCAGCAAGACCTCCCTGGTGTTTGCGACGCCTCATACCCCTGGCGCCCTGCACGCTTGCCTGGGGGAGTTCGCCAATCGAGGCATCAACCTGACCAAGATCGAATCCCGCCCACGCCGCAACCGGCCGTGGCATTACGTCTTCTATCTGGATTTTGAGGGGCATTGGCAGGACAAGCGCTGTCGGGAGGCTCTGGTAGGGCTGTTGTCCCGGGCGGCCTTCGTGAAGCTGTTGGGCTCGTATCCGGCTGCCCCGATGCCACAGGTGGAGAACGGCGGCCAGGAGGCGCTGTTGCAGATTTGA
- the aroF gene encoding 3-deoxy-7-phosphoheptulonate synthase has translation MIIIMRSGATAQQIAAVVQRVESMGFRAHLSEGEERTIIGVIGDERPVDPGLFELLDGVERTVPILRPFKLASRDFHPQDSVFSINGVKIGGKGLCIMAGPCAVESRQQILEIAHAVKEAGAHVLRGGAFKPRTSPYSFQGLGLRGLELLAEAREETGLPVVTEVMAPEAVPMVAHYADILQIGTRNMQNFSLLQAVGQVNKPVLLKRGMMSTIEELLMAAEYILTNGNSRVILCERGIRTFEKYTRNTLDINAIPAIKQLTHLPIIADPSQGTGKWDLVAPVSRACIAAGADGLIIEVHPNPEEALSDQAQQIRPEVFAKLMEELKALAGPLGREL, from the coding sequence ATGATCATCATTATGCGGTCCGGGGCGACGGCCCAGCAGATCGCCGCCGTCGTTCAGCGGGTGGAGAGCATGGGGTTCCGGGCGCACCTGTCCGAAGGGGAGGAGCGCACCATCATCGGCGTGATCGGCGACGAGCGCCCGGTGGATCCGGGCCTGTTCGAGCTCCTCGATGGCGTGGAGCGGACCGTTCCCATCCTGCGCCCGTTCAAGCTGGCCAGCCGCGATTTCCATCCCCAGGACTCCGTCTTCTCCATCAATGGCGTGAAGATCGGGGGGAAGGGGCTCTGCATCATGGCGGGGCCCTGCGCTGTGGAGAGCCGCCAACAGATCCTGGAGATCGCCCATGCGGTGAAGGAGGCGGGCGCACACGTGCTGCGCGGCGGCGCCTTCAAGCCGCGTACGTCCCCCTACTCCTTTCAGGGGCTGGGCCTGCGCGGCCTCGAGCTCCTGGCGGAGGCCCGGGAGGAGACGGGACTGCCCGTCGTCACCGAGGTCATGGCGCCCGAGGCAGTCCCCATGGTGGCCCACTATGCGGACATTTTGCAGATCGGCACGCGCAACATGCAGAACTTCTCCCTGCTCCAGGCGGTGGGCCAGGTGAACAAGCCGGTGCTGCTCAAGCGCGGCATGATGTCCACCATCGAGGAGCTGCTCATGGCGGCCGAGTACATCCTGACGAACGGCAACTCCCGTGTGATCCTGTGCGAGCGAGGGATCCGCACCTTTGAGAAGTACACCCGGAACACGTTGGACATCAACGCCATCCCGGCCATCAAGCAGCTCACCCACCTGCCGATCATCGCCGATCCCAGCCAGGGCACGGGCAAGTGGGATCTGGTGGCGCCCGTGTCCAGGGCCTGCATCGCCGCCGGAGCGGATGGGCTCATCATCGAGGTGCACCCGAACCCGGAGGAGGCGCTATCCGATCAGGCGCAACAGATCCGGCCCGAGGTGTTCGCCAAGTTGATGGAGGAACTAAAGGCGCTGGCGGGGCCGTTGGGACGAGAGCTATAA
- a CDS encoding prephenate dehydrogenase, protein MCIVGLGLMGGSFGMALRRAGAVREVIGVVRRPEAAPEAVELGAVDRATLDGPAAVAEADVVILCTPVRTIIRQIGELGPHLRPGTVLTDMGSTKRAICQAMESLPDGVQPVGAHPMCGKERAGIMAADPDLFRDRIWVVSPLPRSSPEAVRMVEALGQVVGSKVIRLDPPRHDQLVAAISHLPYLLSCALVASADALAQHDPDVWTLAASGFRDTSRLAASDVRMMLDILLTNREPVLAMVERLQADLGALAERLRRGDEAGLMAELERIRAVRIARRF, encoded by the coding sequence GTGTGCATCGTCGGCCTGGGGTTGATGGGCGGCTCCTTCGGGATGGCGCTCCGACGGGCGGGCGCGGTCCGGGAGGTGATCGGCGTGGTGCGCCGGCCGGAGGCGGCGCCGGAGGCGGTGGAGCTGGGCGCGGTGGACCGGGCGACGCTGGATGGCCCGGCCGCCGTGGCCGAGGCCGATGTCGTGATCCTGTGCACGCCGGTGCGCACCATCATCCGCCAGATCGGCGAGCTGGGGCCTCATCTGCGGCCGGGCACGGTCCTCACGGACATGGGCAGCACCAAGCGCGCCATCTGTCAGGCCATGGAATCACTTCCCGACGGAGTTCAGCCGGTGGGCGCCCATCCCATGTGCGGTAAGGAGCGGGCGGGCATCATGGCGGCCGATCCGGATCTGTTCCGTGACCGGATCTGGGTGGTCTCCCCGTTGCCCCGATCCTCCCCGGAGGCCGTCCGGATGGTGGAGGCGTTGGGGCAGGTCGTGGGCTCGAAGGTGATCCGGCTGGACCCCCCCCGGCACGATCAACTGGTCGCCGCCATCTCGCACCTCCCCTATCTGCTCTCCTGCGCGCTGGTGGCCTCGGCTGACGCGCTGGCCCAGCACGATCCAGACGTGTGGACGTTGGCCGCGTCCGGCTTTCGGGACACCTCCCGGCTGGCCGCGTCGGACGTGCGCATGATGCTGGACATCCTCCTCACCAACCGGGAGCCGGTGCTGGCCATGGTGGAGCGCCTCCAGGCCGACCTCGGCGCCCTGGCCGAGCGACTGCGCCGTGGAGATGAGGCAGGACTGATGGCGGAGCTGGAGCGGATCCGGGCTGTTCGAATCGCCCGCCGCTTCTAA
- the uxaC gene encoding glucuronate isomerase, producing the protein MTAIELPEDRYFSSEPSRRRVARELYETVAHLPLVCPHGHVDPRLFADPDYTFGSPTELLLIPDHYVFRMLYSQGIPLEDLGIPRRDGGPTETDHRKIWQIFAENFHLFRGTPTGVWLRDELYSVFGVREKLTGETAQAIYDQIDAKLKSPEFKPRRLYEQFNIEVLCTTDAATDTLAHHRAIRESGWSGRILPTFRPDAVVNLDAPGWRENIETLSAVSGIDVKDYRSYIRALESRRAFFKEMGARATDHAALTAYTEELSEAEADRIFQRALKGEATEEDAARFSAHMLMEMARMSIEDGLVMQLHVGAYRNHNPLIYERFGPDMGADIPVAAEFTRNLRPLLSKYGNDRRLTLILFNLDESTYARELAPLAGHYPSVFLGPPWWFYDSLNGIRRYFDLVMETAGIYNTVGFNDDTRAYPSIPARHDLWRRSACDWVAGLVVRGIVDEEDAREMVYELAYGLAKRAYRL; encoded by the coding sequence ATGACCGCCATCGAATTGCCTGAAGATCGCTACTTTTCCTCCGAACCATCCCGGCGTCGGGTGGCCCGAGAGCTGTATGAGACGGTGGCGCATCTGCCGTTGGTGTGTCCGCACGGCCATGTGGACCCCCGGCTCTTCGCCGATCCGGACTACACCTTCGGGTCCCCGACGGAGCTCCTGTTGATCCCAGATCACTACGTCTTCCGTATGCTTTACTCGCAGGGGATCCCGCTGGAGGACCTGGGCATCCCCCGCCGGGACGGCGGCCCCACGGAGACGGATCATCGCAAGATCTGGCAGATCTTCGCCGAGAACTTCCATCTGTTTCGGGGGACGCCCACCGGCGTCTGGCTGCGGGACGAGCTCTACTCGGTGTTCGGTGTGCGGGAGAAGCTCACCGGTGAGACCGCACAGGCCATCTATGATCAGATCGACGCCAAGCTGAAGTCGCCGGAGTTCAAGCCCCGCCGATTGTATGAGCAGTTCAACATCGAGGTGCTCTGCACCACGGATGCGGCAACGGACACCCTGGCGCATCACCGAGCCATCCGGGAGTCGGGCTGGAGCGGCCGCATCCTGCCCACCTTCCGCCCGGATGCGGTGGTGAACCTGGACGCGCCCGGCTGGCGAGAGAACATCGAGACACTCAGCGCCGTCTCCGGCATCGACGTGAAGGACTACCGATCTTACATCCGGGCGTTGGAGAGCCGTCGGGCCTTCTTCAAGGAGATGGGCGCCCGGGCGACGGACCATGCCGCTCTGACCGCATATACGGAGGAGCTGAGCGAGGCCGAGGCCGACCGCATCTTCCAGCGGGCGTTGAAGGGCGAGGCCACGGAGGAAGACGCCGCCCGCTTCTCCGCCCACATGCTGATGGAGATGGCCCGGATGAGCATCGAGGATGGACTGGTCATGCAGTTGCACGTGGGCGCATATCGCAACCACAACCCGCTCATCTACGAGCGCTTTGGCCCGGACATGGGCGCGGATATCCCCGTGGCGGCCGAGTTCACCCGTAATCTGCGCCCGCTGTTGAGCAAGTACGGCAACGACCGCCGGCTGACGCTGATCCTGTTCAACCTGGACGAGTCCACTTATGCTCGGGAGCTGGCGCCGTTGGCCGGGCATTACCCCAGCGTGTTCCTGGGCCCGCCCTGGTGGTTCTATGATAGCCTGAACGGCATCCGCCGGTATTTCGACTTGGTGATGGAGACGGCAGGCATCTACAACACGGTGGGCTTCAACGACGACACCCGGGCGTATCCGTCCATTCCCGCTCGCCACGATCTGTGGCGACGGTCCGCCTGCGATTGGGTGGCCGGGCTGGTGGTGCGGGGGATCGTGGACGAGGAGGATGCCCGGGAGATGGTCTACGAGCTGGCCTATGGGCTGGCCAAGCGGGCCTACCGGTTGTAG